The following coding sequences lie in one Pseudarthrobacter phenanthrenivorans Sphe3 genomic window:
- the purM gene encoding phosphoribosylformylglycinamidine cyclo-ligase, with protein MTSAAPASGNTSGITYASAGVDVEAGDRAVELMKGAVKATHNSSVIGGVGGFAGLYDVSKLLTFKKPLLATSTDGVGTKVAIAQAMDIHDTIGFDLVGMVVDDIVVVGAEPLYMTDYIACGKVVPERIADIVRGIAAACSVAGTALVGGETAEHPGLLGEHEYDVAGAATGVVEADQLLGPDRVRAGDVVIGMASSGLHSNGYSLVRRVINHAGWALDRQVSELGRTLGEELLEPTRVYAADCLDLARAFPVTGTSAVHGFSHVTGGGLAANLARVLPQGLVATVDRSTWELPAIFKLVSELGNVPLADLERTLNLGVGMVAIVSADAADAAVSRLNDRGLPSWVMGTVTEDSDSILKSGPDYVQGAKGVDGGAVRLVNAYA; from the coding sequence ATGACTTCCGCTGCCCCCGCCTCCGGCAACACCTCCGGCATCACCTACGCCTCTGCCGGCGTCGACGTTGAAGCCGGGGACCGCGCCGTCGAGCTCATGAAGGGTGCCGTCAAGGCCACCCACAACTCCTCGGTGATCGGCGGGGTGGGCGGATTCGCCGGACTCTACGACGTCTCCAAGCTCCTGACGTTCAAGAAGCCCCTGTTGGCAACCTCCACTGACGGTGTGGGCACCAAGGTCGCCATTGCCCAGGCCATGGACATCCACGACACCATCGGGTTCGACCTGGTGGGCATGGTGGTTGATGACATCGTGGTAGTGGGCGCGGAGCCGCTGTACATGACCGACTACATCGCCTGCGGCAAGGTGGTTCCCGAGCGCATCGCCGACATTGTCCGCGGCATCGCTGCGGCCTGTTCCGTGGCCGGCACCGCGCTGGTGGGCGGCGAAACCGCTGAGCACCCGGGCCTGCTGGGCGAGCACGAGTACGACGTCGCCGGGGCAGCCACTGGCGTTGTGGAGGCTGACCAGCTGCTGGGCCCAGACCGGGTCCGCGCGGGTGACGTGGTGATCGGCATGGCTTCCTCCGGCCTGCACTCCAACGGCTACTCCCTGGTCCGCCGCGTCATCAACCACGCCGGCTGGGCACTGGACCGCCAGGTCTCCGAACTGGGCCGCACCCTGGGCGAGGAACTCCTCGAACCCACCCGCGTCTACGCCGCTGACTGCCTGGACCTGGCCCGCGCGTTCCCTGTCACCGGAACGTCCGCCGTCCACGGCTTCAGCCACGTGACCGGCGGCGGGCTCGCCGCCAACCTGGCCCGCGTACTCCCCCAGGGCCTCGTTGCCACCGTGGACCGCTCCACCTGGGAACTGCCTGCCATCTTCAAGCTGGTATCCGAGCTGGGCAACGTGCCGCTGGCCGATCTGGAGCGCACCCTGAACCTCGGCGTGGGCATGGTGGCCATCGTGTCCGCCGACGCCGCCGACGCCGCGGTTTCCCGCCTGAACGACCGTGGCCTGCCGTCCTGGGTCATGGGCACCGTCACCGAGGATTCAGACTCCATCCTCAAGTCCGGCCCCGATTACGTGCAGGGCGCCAAGGGCGTGGACGGCGGGGCTGTCCGCTTGGTGAACGCCTACGCCTAG
- a CDS encoding ABC transporter ATP-binding protein, with translation MTSALEARNVQFAYPKRGLAGGKPPQTLHDVSLHLAPGTSTALVGSSGSGKSTLVRILLALEKPSSGTLNLGTREVRPGPVRSLRWYRRAVQYVPQNPAGSLDPRMTVSQLLAEPLRQLRVEGNHRSLISEALERAEVPAGLAQRRPGELSGGQNQRVAIARALVVQPAYLLADEPVSGLDLPLRDAVLTLLERLVREQGLGLLLVTHHLATAARMCSRTAVLSRGRLVEQGPTDQVLANPASPTTAALVQASKGLRLPEIVPGTAL, from the coding sequence ATGACAAGCGCGCTGGAAGCCAGGAACGTGCAGTTCGCCTACCCCAAACGCGGCCTGGCTGGGGGAAAGCCGCCACAGACACTCCACGACGTAAGCCTGCACCTGGCGCCCGGAACAAGCACCGCCCTGGTGGGAAGCTCAGGCTCCGGTAAATCAACACTGGTCCGAATCCTGCTGGCACTGGAAAAGCCCTCGTCCGGAACACTGAACCTCGGCACCCGTGAAGTACGGCCGGGTCCGGTGCGTTCGCTGCGCTGGTACCGCCGGGCCGTCCAGTACGTCCCGCAGAACCCCGCCGGCAGCCTGGATCCGCGCATGACCGTTTCCCAACTCCTGGCCGAGCCGCTGCGGCAGCTCCGGGTGGAGGGAAACCACCGCTCGCTCATAAGCGAGGCCCTGGAGCGGGCCGAGGTGCCGGCAGGCTTGGCACAGCGCCGCCCGGGCGAGCTGTCCGGCGGCCAGAACCAGCGGGTGGCCATCGCCCGCGCCCTGGTGGTGCAGCCCGCCTACCTGCTGGCCGACGAGCCTGTCAGCGGCCTGGATCTCCCCCTTCGGGACGCCGTCCTCACTCTGCTGGAACGGCTGGTGCGCGAACAGGGACTGGGGCTGCTGCTGGTGACGCACCACCTCGCCACTGCCGCCCGGATGTGCAGCAGGACCGCCGTCCTCTCACGGGGCCGTCTTGTGGAGCAAGGGCCCACGGACCAGGTGCTGGCAAACCCCGCAAGTCCCACAACCGCCGCCCTCGTCCAGGCATCAAAAGGCCTCCGGCTCCCCGAAATCGTCCCGGGGACCGCCCTGTGA
- a CDS encoding ABC transporter substrate-binding protein, which yields MPKTRLTPGIATLSALLLAGSLTGCFAGTGQAADGTDTGGRIKLAMLQPPRSGLSPLSDDAFKLSRWKAAETLVELDELGEAKPALATEWRQIDETSWQFTLRDGVEFHDGTTLTAAEAAASLTAAAQASPKPRILDGVQLTARADGANTVTITTTTPDPLLPQRLSSPQLAILASSAYKGGGVVSPVNAGTGPYRLVSVEGTTSARLDRFDGYWGGKAEADGVDVQFVPDGTARAAAIRTGDADIVEAIPVGQVAQIDPDLVHEVPMPRTNTLYLNTASGPFADPAVRAAARSAVDAGTIVERVYEGRADKAAGLLGPALPWAAGERDSDSYKAVLATRVAAAAVKGTPIKLGTFTDRAELPEVAVQLEQQLEAAGFTVEQDVREYQHIEADALAGKFDAFILSRATVLDSGDPVAYLYSDFSCAGSFNISQFCDPAVDAALEKAAGVPAGPGRRAAIAAAESLILARDAAIPLLHERVIQGEAAGVAGVERDPRERALITSATRIAGGAG from the coding sequence GTGCCCAAGACGAGACTAACCCCCGGTATCGCCACCCTCTCGGCCCTGCTGCTGGCCGGCAGCCTGACGGGATGTTTCGCCGGGACCGGCCAGGCTGCGGACGGCACGGACACCGGCGGCCGCATCAAACTCGCCATGCTCCAGCCGCCGCGCTCCGGGCTGTCACCGCTCAGCGATGACGCGTTCAAGCTGTCGCGCTGGAAGGCCGCCGAGACCCTGGTGGAGCTCGACGAACTGGGGGAGGCGAAACCGGCCCTGGCCACCGAGTGGCGGCAGATTGACGAAACTTCATGGCAGTTCACCCTGCGGGACGGCGTTGAATTCCACGATGGGACAACCCTGACCGCTGCGGAAGCGGCCGCGTCCCTCACCGCCGCAGCGCAGGCCAGCCCCAAGCCACGGATCCTGGACGGGGTACAGCTCACGGCGCGGGCCGACGGCGCCAACACTGTGACCATCACCACGACCACGCCCGATCCGCTCCTGCCCCAGCGCCTCTCCAGCCCGCAGCTGGCCATCCTTGCGTCCTCGGCATACAAGGGCGGTGGCGTGGTAAGTCCGGTCAATGCCGGCACCGGGCCCTACCGGCTCGTATCGGTGGAAGGTACCACCTCGGCCCGGCTGGACCGGTTTGACGGGTACTGGGGCGGGAAAGCGGAAGCCGACGGCGTGGACGTCCAGTTCGTCCCGGATGGAACCGCTCGCGCTGCAGCCATCCGGACCGGTGACGCGGACATCGTCGAAGCCATTCCGGTGGGGCAGGTGGCGCAGATCGACCCGGACCTGGTGCACGAGGTGCCCATGCCGCGGACCAATACCCTGTACCTCAACACGGCATCGGGGCCGTTTGCCGATCCTGCTGTCCGCGCCGCAGCCCGCTCCGCCGTCGACGCCGGCACTATCGTGGAGCGGGTCTACGAAGGCCGGGCCGACAAAGCCGCGGGGCTCCTGGGCCCGGCGCTCCCCTGGGCTGCCGGGGAGCGGGACAGCGACTCCTACAAGGCCGTCCTGGCCACCCGGGTTGCCGCTGCCGCCGTCAAGGGGACCCCCATCAAACTCGGCACCTTCACCGACCGCGCTGAACTGCCGGAGGTTGCGGTCCAGCTGGAGCAGCAGTTGGAAGCGGCCGGTTTCACAGTCGAACAGGACGTCCGGGAGTACCAGCACATCGAGGCGGACGCCCTGGCCGGAAAGTTCGACGCCTTCATCCTCTCCCGCGCCACGGTCCTGGATTCCGGCGACCCGGTGGCTTACCTGTACAGCGATTTCTCGTGCGCCGGGTCCTTCAACATCTCCCAGTTCTGCGACCCTGCTGTGGACGCTGCACTCGAAAAGGCGGCCGGTGTCCCCGCCGGCCCCGGTCGCCGCGCAGCAATCGCCGCCGCGGAAAGCCTGATTTTGGCGCGCGACGCCGCCATCCCGCTGCTCCACGAGCGCGTCATCCAGGGCGAGGCGGCAGGCGTGGCCGGAGTGGAGCGGGATCCCCGTGAGCGTGCGCTGATTACCAGCGCAACCCGCATTGCCGGCGGCGCTGGCTGA
- a CDS encoding DUF3073 domain-containing protein has protein sequence MGRGRQKAKATKQARDIKYYSPNTDYSALQRELTGPSSRATSHYANEPVEPDYSAYVDKYADDLEEDDDEVDTRRIG, from the coding sequence ATGGGGCGCGGCCGTCAAAAGGCAAAAGCTACCAAGCAGGCTCGGGACATCAAGTACTACTCCCCGAATACTGACTACTCGGCACTTCAGCGTGAGCTGACGGGCCCAAGCAGTCGTGCCACGAGCCATTACGCGAATGAGCCGGTTGAACCGGACTATTCGGCTTATGTGGATAAGTACGCGGATGATTTGGAAGAAGACGACGACGAGGTAGACACCCGTCGCATCGGCTAG
- the purF gene encoding amidophosphoribosyltransferase: MARGDGKLSHDLLPGEKGPQDACGVFGVWAPGEEVAKLTYYGLYALQHRGQESAGIATSDGKRINVYKDMGLVSQVFDETTLNTLTGHLAVGHCRYSTTGASHWANAQPTLGATSTGTVALAHNGNLTNTAELNAMIQERNGGQLTGEMKQGNTSDTALVTALLEGEPGKSLEETAIELLPKIKGGFCFVFMDEGTLYAARDTYGIRPLVLGRLERGWVVASEQSGLATVGASFIREIEPGEFIAIDEQGVRSQRFAEPTPAGCVFEYVYLARPDAAIAGRSVYESRVEMGRQLARENTQVADIVIPVPESGTPAAVGYAEESGIPFAHGFVKNSYVGRTFIQPSQTLRQLGIRLKLNALESVIRGKRVVVVDDSIVRGNTQRAIVRMLREAGAAAVHVKISSPPVQWPCFYGIDFASRAELIANGATIEEISQAIGADSLAYISEDGMIGATRQPRERLCTACFTGKYPIELPGSDKLGKNLLERKDLGGLKPSPSALPGATAALAVDSEEDPAEKSGATGCDPGPDSEFENLLTDADLVPDVAATTGADKKESV; this comes from the coding sequence GTGGCACGCGGCGATGGAAAACTTTCCCATGATCTTCTCCCTGGCGAAAAAGGCCCGCAGGACGCTTGTGGCGTCTTCGGAGTCTGGGCACCAGGTGAAGAAGTAGCAAAACTTACCTATTACGGGCTGTATGCACTGCAGCACCGCGGTCAGGAGTCGGCTGGTATTGCCACCAGCGACGGCAAGCGGATCAACGTCTACAAGGACATGGGACTCGTCTCCCAGGTCTTCGACGAGACCACGCTGAACACCCTGACCGGGCACCTGGCTGTGGGCCACTGCCGCTACTCCACCACCGGGGCGAGCCACTGGGCCAACGCCCAGCCCACCCTTGGCGCCACCAGCACGGGCACCGTGGCCCTGGCGCACAACGGCAACCTCACCAACACCGCCGAGCTCAACGCCATGATCCAGGAGCGCAATGGCGGCCAGCTCACCGGCGAGATGAAACAGGGCAACACGTCCGACACCGCCCTGGTCACGGCCCTGCTGGAGGGCGAGCCCGGCAAGAGCCTTGAAGAAACGGCCATCGAGCTCCTGCCCAAGATCAAGGGCGGTTTCTGCTTCGTCTTCATGGACGAGGGCACCCTCTACGCCGCCCGCGACACCTACGGCATCCGCCCGCTGGTCCTGGGCCGGCTGGAACGCGGCTGGGTTGTCGCGTCCGAGCAGTCCGGCCTCGCCACTGTTGGTGCGAGCTTCATCCGCGAAATCGAGCCGGGCGAATTCATCGCCATTGACGAGCAGGGCGTACGCTCCCAGCGCTTTGCGGAGCCGACGCCGGCCGGTTGCGTTTTCGAGTACGTCTACCTTGCGCGTCCGGACGCCGCCATCGCCGGCCGTTCCGTGTACGAGTCCCGCGTGGAGATGGGCCGCCAACTGGCCCGCGAAAACACCCAGGTTGCGGACATCGTGATCCCCGTTCCCGAATCGGGCACCCCCGCAGCCGTGGGTTACGCCGAAGAGTCCGGCATCCCCTTCGCCCACGGCTTCGTCAAGAACTCCTACGTTGGCCGCACTTTCATCCAGCCCTCGCAGACGCTGCGCCAGCTGGGCATCCGGCTGAAGCTTAACGCCCTTGAATCTGTCATCCGCGGCAAGCGCGTTGTGGTGGTGGACGATTCCATCGTCCGAGGCAACACCCAGCGCGCCATCGTCCGGATGCTCCGCGAGGCCGGTGCAGCCGCAGTCCACGTCAAGATCTCCTCTCCCCCGGTGCAGTGGCCCTGCTTCTACGGCATCGACTTCGCCTCCCGCGCCGAGCTGATCGCCAACGGCGCCACCATTGAGGAGATCTCGCAGGCCATCGGTGCCGACTCACTGGCCTACATCTCCGAAGACGGGATGATCGGCGCCACCCGGCAGCCGCGCGAACGGCTATGCACTGCCTGCTTCACGGGCAAGTACCCCATCGAGCTTCCCGGCTCGGACAAGCTGGGCAAAAACCTGCTGGAACGCAAGGACCTCGGCGGCCTGAAGCCCTCGCCGTCGGCCCTTCCGGGCGCAACAGCGGCCCTTGCCGTGGACTCCGAGGAGGATCCGGCGGAGAAGTCGGGCGCCACCGGCTGCGACCCGGGGCCGGACTCCGAATTTGAAAACCTGCTGACCGACGCCGACCTCGTGCCAGACGTAGCCGCCACCACCGGCGCTGACAAGAAAGAGTCCGTATGA
- a CDS encoding MFS transporter: protein MTVLRTAEQPATRPGPAPGLLLASQLIFNIGFYSVVPFLALVMTQDFGMTATAVGVVLGARVFSQQGLFLVGGMITDRWGPRHAMLVGCLVRVSGYLTLAMAGSFPLFLLGAVLTGMGGALFSPALESLVGQAEERRRDSSGKAPALFALLAICGEIGAVAGPLLGAVLLDVSFSWAALAGAGVFAVMSVVLWRHVPARVPSTRQMVPADEKPGARTDGIAVMLRDKRFVAFGALYSVNLLAYNQLYFGLPIELTRSGAGPAALAGLFAVASLLTVGLQWPVSRLTHRMGPGRALTAGFTIKGLAFATMAVFAQFPASGPLQLLPPLLLVAGLCLGHMCIGPVAMPLVLDFARGRRSGIYYGLLASLGGCAVLLGNFVLGPLYSGASQPGPDAVWPWAVMAALTVVPAVGLSRLLPAPR from the coding sequence GTGACCGTCCTCCGCACAGCAGAACAACCGGCAACGAGGCCCGGGCCCGCCCCCGGACTGCTGCTCGCCAGCCAGCTGATCTTCAATATCGGCTTCTACTCGGTAGTTCCGTTCCTTGCCCTGGTGATGACGCAGGACTTCGGCATGACGGCCACAGCGGTGGGCGTAGTCCTGGGCGCCCGGGTGTTCAGCCAGCAGGGGCTCTTCCTGGTGGGCGGCATGATCACGGACCGGTGGGGCCCGCGGCACGCCATGCTGGTGGGCTGCCTGGTCCGCGTCTCCGGTTACCTCACCCTGGCCATGGCCGGCAGCTTTCCGCTCTTCCTCCTTGGCGCTGTCCTCACCGGGATGGGCGGCGCGCTGTTCTCACCTGCACTGGAGTCCCTGGTAGGGCAGGCAGAAGAACGACGGCGGGACAGCAGCGGGAAGGCACCGGCACTTTTTGCGCTCCTCGCCATCTGCGGGGAGATTGGCGCCGTGGCCGGCCCCCTCCTGGGAGCCGTGCTGCTCGATGTTTCCTTCAGCTGGGCAGCTCTTGCCGGGGCTGGAGTCTTCGCCGTGATGAGCGTTGTGCTGTGGCGCCACGTGCCCGCCCGGGTGCCGAGCACGAGGCAGATGGTGCCGGCAGATGAAAAGCCAGGAGCACGGACCGATGGGATCGCCGTGATGCTGCGGGACAAGCGCTTTGTTGCCTTCGGCGCCCTTTACAGCGTGAACCTGCTGGCATACAACCAGCTCTACTTCGGGCTTCCCATCGAACTGACCAGAAGCGGTGCTGGGCCCGCAGCACTTGCCGGCCTGTTCGCCGTCGCGTCCCTCCTGACCGTCGGGCTGCAGTGGCCCGTCTCCCGCCTGACCCACAGGATGGGCCCCGGCCGGGCCCTGACGGCGGGCTTCACCATCAAGGGCCTGGCTTTCGCCACCATGGCTGTATTCGCCCAGTTTCCCGCCAGCGGCCCGCTCCAGCTGCTGCCGCCGCTGCTGCTCGTGGCGGGGCTTTGCCTGGGGCATATGTGCATCGGGCCGGTGGCCATGCCGCTGGTCCTGGACTTCGCCCGCGGCCGCAGGTCCGGCATCTATTACGGCCTCCTGGCGAGCCTGGGAGGTTGCGCTGTGCTCCTGGGCAACTTTGTCCTCGGGCCCCTGTACTCGGGTGCCAGCCAGCCAGGGCCGGACGCCGTATGGCCGTGGGCGGTGATGGCGGCACTCACGGTGGTGCCCGCCGTCGGACTTTCCAGGCTTTTGCCTGCTCCTCGCTGA
- a CDS encoding septum formation family protein, with product MNHQDVPPKPAAPPTAGIPRVPAPAAEPVLHPHMEPQGPRERRPARIDRRKMWIAIFIAVLLAVIGSLVWLALWLRSGPDTGTDSAAAGVLETTATPPATPLPLPREGVQPPDYALGDCFKDFDPEALASTVVPCDTPHSAQLVALYRYPGEESYPGAEALKAKALEACQAARLGPAANDYALNYERSFPSTTSWESGDRRVDCYVTAPGGNVINASVLP from the coding sequence GTGAACCACCAGGACGTTCCGCCAAAGCCCGCGGCCCCACCTACGGCAGGAATCCCCCGTGTGCCGGCCCCCGCTGCCGAACCGGTGCTGCACCCGCACATGGAACCGCAGGGCCCCCGGGAACGCCGCCCTGCACGGATCGACCGGCGGAAGATGTGGATCGCAATTTTCATTGCCGTGCTGCTCGCCGTTATCGGCTCGCTGGTGTGGCTTGCCCTGTGGCTGCGCTCGGGACCGGACACGGGCACGGACAGCGCTGCGGCCGGGGTCTTGGAAACTACTGCCACCCCGCCCGCCACACCGCTGCCGCTGCCCAGGGAGGGAGTCCAGCCCCCGGATTATGCACTGGGTGACTGCTTCAAGGATTTCGACCCCGAGGCGCTGGCGTCCACCGTGGTGCCCTGCGATACACCCCACTCCGCCCAGCTCGTGGCGCTGTACCGCTACCCCGGGGAGGAGTCCTACCCCGGGGCTGAGGCACTGAAAGCCAAGGCGCTCGAAGCGTGCCAGGCGGCCAGGCTGGGCCCGGCCGCCAACGACTACGCCCTGAATTACGAACGCAGCTTCCCCAGCACCACCAGCTGGGAATCGGGGGACCGCCGGGTGGACTGCTACGTGACCGCACCCGGCGGGAACGTCATCAACGCAAGCGTCCTGCCCTGA
- a CDS encoding ABC transporter permease subunit gives MRGPALLKVTASRLLALLALVVLIGMMPWFSGRGAEYTILRARYSDREPTPEALTAIRTELGLEQGPIALFVSWARGVAGGDLGTSWISNTPVGPGIGAALGVSVTLMGFAVAMAAIVALLICCPAVADGLRNRRRPASGALPAALTSLPEFLLAAMLLVLGAIWLRWFPPFGWKGPEFAVLPALSLGIPAGGLIGLLVSDAIRAAFAEKWVATWRMAGAGGARLTGAVLRRALPAALPQIGLVLIGLTGGAVAVEKVYSIPGLGRALLGAASAQDVPTLQAGMLALVALALLVGTLATAVRYLLIGPAVRLGTLPLPEPTRAGNRGQLVAPAAAGAMLLLIIAAGLLRDPFGSAHPRLAPPTWSLPFGADASGRDLLARVGHGAVGTLGTALAVVLVCLAVGIAVGLFPLAAAGPLEVTNAAPPILAGLVVAAVTGPSAQGAALAVAAVSWAPLAAHTAALAQEARAQPYVKILPVLGVGKARIMFRYILPAVARPLLRHAMLRLPGIALALAALGFLGLGPQQPSPEWGLILAEGIGYVERAPWAVLAPAGTLVLASVLAVGLAGRGSRKPAACTGSGAGSGPNN, from the coding sequence ATGAGAGGCCCGGCCCTACTGAAAGTCACCGCGTCACGCCTCCTGGCATTGCTCGCCCTGGTGGTGCTGATCGGCATGATGCCCTGGTTCTCGGGCCGAGGAGCGGAGTACACCATCCTCCGGGCCAGGTACTCCGACCGGGAGCCCACCCCCGAAGCCCTCACTGCCATCCGGACGGAACTCGGCCTTGAGCAGGGGCCCATCGCACTCTTCGTGTCCTGGGCCCGGGGCGTTGCGGGCGGCGACCTGGGGACGTCATGGATCAGCAACACGCCTGTGGGGCCGGGCATCGGCGCCGCACTGGGTGTCTCAGTAACCTTGATGGGATTCGCCGTCGCCATGGCGGCAATTGTCGCCCTGCTGATCTGCTGTCCCGCGGTGGCGGATGGGCTGCGCAACCGGCGGAGGCCGGCGTCGGGAGCCCTGCCTGCCGCGCTGACGTCCCTGCCGGAATTCCTGCTGGCCGCCATGCTGCTTGTGCTGGGCGCCATCTGGCTCCGCTGGTTTCCGCCCTTTGGCTGGAAGGGCCCGGAGTTCGCCGTCCTGCCGGCCCTGTCACTTGGAATCCCTGCCGGCGGCCTGATCGGACTGCTGGTGTCCGATGCCATCCGGGCAGCGTTCGCCGAGAAGTGGGTGGCGACGTGGCGGATGGCGGGGGCGGGAGGCGCCCGGCTGACGGGAGCCGTCCTCCGCCGGGCGTTGCCGGCGGCGCTCCCGCAGATCGGGCTGGTCCTTATCGGGCTGACGGGCGGAGCTGTAGCCGTGGAGAAGGTCTACTCCATCCCGGGGCTCGGCCGGGCGCTCCTGGGCGCCGCCAGCGCCCAGGACGTTCCCACGCTGCAGGCAGGCATGCTGGCGCTGGTGGCACTCGCCCTGCTGGTGGGAACGTTGGCGACGGCGGTGCGGTACCTGCTGATCGGGCCTGCCGTCCGCTTGGGCACACTGCCGCTTCCCGAACCAACGCGTGCGGGGAACCGCGGGCAATTGGTTGCGCCGGCAGCGGCCGGGGCCATGCTCCTGCTCATTATTGCTGCAGGGCTACTCCGCGACCCCTTCGGCTCGGCGCACCCGCGGCTGGCCCCTCCAACTTGGTCGCTTCCTTTCGGTGCCGACGCCAGCGGGCGGGACCTGCTGGCACGCGTGGGGCATGGAGCCGTGGGGACGCTGGGAACCGCACTGGCAGTGGTGCTGGTCTGCCTGGCGGTGGGAATCGCCGTCGGGCTTTTCCCGCTGGCTGCTGCCGGGCCGCTTGAGGTGACCAATGCGGCACCGCCCATCCTCGCCGGCCTGGTGGTTGCGGCAGTTACAGGGCCCTCGGCACAGGGCGCGGCCCTGGCCGTGGCAGCTGTAAGCTGGGCGCCGCTGGCAGCGCATACGGCAGCCCTGGCGCAGGAAGCCCGCGCACAGCCCTACGTGAAGATCCTGCCGGTGCTTGGGGTGGGCAAGGCGCGGATTATGTTCCGCTATATCCTCCCCGCAGTGGCGCGGCCGCTCCTGCGCCACGCCATGCTCCGGCTCCCGGGGATCGCACTGGCACTGGCGGCTCTCGGCTTCCTAGGACTCGGCCCGCAGCAGCCCTCGCCCGAATGGGGACTGATCCTGGCCGAAGGCATTGGCTATGTTGAGCGTGCCCCCTGGGCGGTGCTGGCCCCGGCGGGCACCCTGGTCCTGGCGTCGGTACTGGCGGTTGGGCTGGCTGGCCGTGGCAGCAGAAAGCCCGCTGCCTGCACCGGTTCCGGCGCGGGCAGCGGGCCCAATAACTGA
- a CDS encoding ATP-binding cassette domain-containing protein — protein sequence MHAPALTVKDLALSSGTHQLVHPLTFSVNPGESVALLGASGSGKSLTAAALCGSLPDGISATGEITLAARQGTAKAALIGQDPASSLNPFVSVGRQLALPLRRAGRNRAEAKAEAAGFLVQAGLEDPAEILARYSGELSGGQLQRVCIALALACHSTILIADEPTTALDAVTQRKVLATLGAWGAEGRSLLFITHDLAAAAALCTRALVMEAGRIVEEVPMADLLRNPQHPYTRRLVQSASRDSLLERVAGTAMAA from the coding sequence ATGCATGCGCCCGCCCTGACCGTGAAAGACCTGGCTCTGTCCAGTGGAACCCATCAGCTGGTGCACCCCCTCACCTTCTCCGTGAATCCCGGGGAGTCTGTTGCCCTCTTGGGCGCCTCCGGCTCTGGGAAGTCGTTGACGGCGGCGGCGCTGTGTGGCTCCCTTCCTGACGGCATCTCGGCCACGGGTGAGATCACCCTTGCCGCCCGCCAGGGAACAGCGAAGGCCGCGCTGATCGGCCAGGATCCGGCGTCGTCCCTGAACCCCTTTGTGAGCGTTGGCAGGCAGTTAGCCCTTCCGCTGCGCAGGGCAGGGCGCAACCGGGCGGAGGCAAAGGCTGAAGCGGCGGGCTTCCTGGTACAGGCCGGCCTGGAGGACCCCGCGGAAATCCTTGCCCGCTACTCCGGGGAGCTGTCCGGCGGGCAGCTCCAGCGGGTCTGCATCGCCCTGGCTCTCGCCTGCCACAGCACCATCCTCATAGCGGACGAACCCACCACCGCACTGGACGCCGTCACCCAACGAAAGGTCCTTGCGACCCTCGGCGCGTGGGGGGCGGAGGGTCGCAGCCTCCTGTTCATCACCCACGACCTGGCAGCAGCAGCAGCCCTGTGCACACGCGCCCTGGTGATGGAGGCCGGGCGGATCGTGGAAGAGGTGCCGATGGCAGACCTGCTCCGGAACCCGCAGCACCCCTACACCCGGCGGCTGGTCCAGTCAGCCTCGCGAGACAGCCTCCTGGAGCGTGTTGCAGGAACGGCAATGGCGGCATGA